Proteins from a genomic interval of Arvicola amphibius chromosome 17, mArvAmp1.2, whole genome shotgun sequence:
- the LOC119803239 gene encoding retinol dehydrogenase 16-like, translating to MLWGRASSEIKEIYGEKFLASHLTMLKSLDQRCKENLSLMTDYMEHALTSCHPRLRYSTGWDAKLFFIPVSYLPTCLADAFFYWTSLKPDKAL from the exons ATGCTGTGGGGCCGGGCCAGCTCAGAAATCAAAGAGATCTATGGCGAGAAGTTCCTGGCATCCC ATCTGACAATGCTAAAGTCACTGGACCAAAGGTGCAAAGAGAACCTCTCCTTGATGACGGACTACATGGAGCATGCGCTGACTTCCTGTCATCCCCGGCTTCGATACTCAACTGGTTGGGATGCCAAGCTTTTCTTCATCCCTGTGAGCTACCTGCCCACCTGTCTTGCGGATGCCTTCTTCTACTGGACCTCCCTGAAGCCTGACAAAGCTCTGTGA